TGCAGAACGCGGCTTCACCACGACTTCAGGAAAAAAACGCAAATCCTCAGTATAATCGTGTGAATTATTGCTCAACACCTCTTCATTGGTGAACACAAATTGTTCTCCCACAATTTTTTGTAATTCCTGAAGGTGCTGCTGCTTAATTTTTGTGTACTCCACTTTTGCTTTTATTAACGGTTGATTTTTTCTTCAATTTATCTATATCGTGATTGAATGAATAGGTCATCACTTCGATACTTCCTGTAGCATCTCCGGCATCATCGCCAAGAAAATAAATAACATTGCCCAAAACTTTGGTACTGATGAGATGTGCCATTCCGTATACTGTTGAATCCGCATATTCAAAACGAATTTTCGATCCGGTATCAGGAATCGCGATGTAAGGCATCAAAGTGCTTTCAGGATGAGTAAGCTTACTTCCAAGAATCATCTGGTTGTGGGGCATCTCTATGAAATCCTGAAATATTACATCAACAGGTGATTCGATTTTTTGAGTTTGAACACCGGCGCGATCAAAATGAACCACCATACTGCCCGAGGTACCGGTACTGTAATCTGTCCTGTAAATGGTCAGGAAGGCTCCACTCTTGCTAACATTGAGGTTCGTAGCGTAGCAATCACTGATGCCTCCGTTATAAAATTTTTCCCTGAGAATTTCTCCATTACGATTGTATTTCAATAAAGGTACATCGGACCTGTCGCTGGTATGATTGGCAAATCCGCTGATGTACAAGTGTGTTGAATCATCAATACAAAGGAAGGAGCCTGCATCATTTTCCGCGAAAACTCCGTTATAGATAGTCGTCCACTTTTGGTTTCCGGCAGAGTCCATTTTTTGAATCAGAATATCGGATGTATGTGGTGCCGTGTTGCAATTCCCAACAATATATACATTACAGGAATCGTCGGTTATGACTGCGTTTCCTATATCCATCGTCAAAGAAGCATAGTTGCGTTTCCAGGAAAGGCTACCATCCGGACGAATGCGGTATGCCACCATATTCAACCCTGAATCGGAAGAAGTTTCTGCCCCTGTAACAAGGATATTTTCCCGTTCGTCAACAGCAATCGCCACTGGAGTATCAAACCCGTGAGCAGGACCGTCGAAATGCAAATCAATAACAGGAACACCTTCTGTCGTATATTTCAAAATCAGTATATCCGTATTTCCGGTTTTATCCTTACTCATACCGGTAATCAGAATATTTCCTTCTACATCCAGACACATAGCAACCGGAATATCATCTCCATGATCCGGGTTGTCGTAAATACGACGCCACTCCTCTACCCCCTGAGGATTAAATTTGAAAAGCAAAATATCCTTTGCGGAATCAGGGATTGATGTAGTACCAAGTACAAAACAGTTTTTGGCTTTATCTATTTCTATACTCCTGGCCTTGTTAATGCTATTCAGAGAATTCTTGAGGGTATGTTTCCAACCCGGAATTACCTGACCATTTGAATTACCATAAACAATACTGAAGGCAATAAATAATAAAGACAGGCGTAAAAAAGAATTCAATTTCAACTTGATCATAGGGCATCAAAAATAACAAAAAAAATGCCCTGGAGATTTCCAGGGCATTTTCATTTTGAACTAAAAAAATCAGAGAATTACCATCCGTATTACCTGACTTTTAGAACCGGAAAGTAGTTTAACCAGGTAAACACCGGAATGCAGATTGTATCTATGAGGATCCACCTCTATTTGATATTTTCCCGCTAATTGGTCGGATGAGGAAAGAACAGCAATAGACTGCCCCAATGCATCCGTAAGTTCAATGTCGACTTTGCCTGCATTCACCAGGGAATAAGTTACATTAAACACACCTTTGGAAGGATTGGGATAAGATTTAAAAGAAACTACTGAACCGACAGGGTTGATACCAACAGTTGACTGAATTGAGATCGTATCAATAGTGACCGTTGGTCCACACTGATTGTAAGCATATAGGGAAACAATGTAGGTTCCGATTCCGGGGAAATCATGTGTGATTGCAGTTCCGGATGTCATTTCTACAGGTGATCCATCACCCCAAGACCATTTCAGTGAATCAGCACCTGCAGCGGTAGCCATGAAATTCACAGTGGTATTGCTTACAGTATATGTATAACCTGCCAACGGAAATGAACCAGCTGATTGCTGAGTCAGTGAAATAGGAACAGTCACCCAGTTGTTATCGTCATTTGATTCCAGCATGTTATTTTCAGGATCTGTAATTGAAACGATGTAATAATCACCATTACAAATTGTTGCAGGTAAAATGATTCCCATTCCATTGAGGCTGGAACTGTAGATGTCCAGATTCCCTACATAAATTCCCTGGTCACGGGAACAACCGGTTACGGATCCAAAATCCGAATTGGCAATGTTCGCTTTAGAAAGCGGGTTTCCTGCAGAGTCAACGCAGTAGCCGAAATCGGAATCACAATCACCAAGATTCACCAGGCAAAAACTCTGTTTATTGCCTTCGCCGATTCGTGGCCAGTTGCGTGCATCCGGATCAGGAGTAGCTCGACGCAGGGAGAAATCCGCCCAATTGTCAACGTGTACGTGACCATGTGAAGGGTGATAAGTCATAGTACCTGCAGGGCGATCAAAAAACGTCATCGAATTTCCATCTTTGTGATAGATCCTTTGAGAAATAAGTTCTTTCGGATAAGAGCCATCAGGACAGGTTGTTGTTGAACAGGGAACAGGAACAGAATCACAATAGCATGAATTGGTTCCATGAATTTCCAGCGGGCCCCAACCAATATTTGGTGTTGCATTGCTGAGTGTGATATTTCCGGCAAATTCCTGATGTCCATTTGCAATACACATTGCTGAAGCAGTCATATCGGGTAGCAAATCACAATCAGTTGACAAACCATCCGGACACTGACAACCACCTGGATTTGCACTACTGCAGGCACTATTGCTTTGTGTAGGATCAGCAGGAGGATTCATCATAAAGGTGATGTTCACATAATGAAAAGAGCCTGTATCAGCAGGAGTAAAAACGTCTCTCAGAACGAGGTTCCAGGTACCATTCGGGTCGGAATTATCATTGAAAATATTCACCGATTCCTGGGGGAAATAAGAACCATTAAATGGTGGCGCAGCAAGCTGAATCCAGCCTCCGGTTGCATTTTCCGTGAAACAGGTGTTCGGATATCCGTTCCCATTTCCTCCCTTTGTGTCAACAAGAAGTACCTGTTTACCGTCCGGACTTTGGAGTCTTACCTGGAGGTCAGCAGAAAACTGATGTGTAATTTTCAGGCAAACCGCTCCAAGACCATAACTGGTATTGATGGACGTTGGCAATCCGGAAACCTGGATAGGGATAAAAATATCCGTATTAGTGTTCGGGATCTGGGTCCAGTTGGTGTTGCTAAAGGTTTGAGCCCATAACATTGCCGGAAAAAGAGCAAAGAATGTAAGGAGTTTCTTCATGCTGATGGTCTTAGATTAGAAATTTAGGAATGTTGTAAAAATATAAAAAGAGGCCAATAATCAGCTCATCCTTAATAATTTTCAAAGAATTGTCCACGTTTCTGATGGTTTTTACATGGTATAAATTATGAACAGAATGTCTGAAAGTGGAGAGAAGACGATTTTACTGTTAACTTTGGCGAAAATCAACCTATCGTTATGCAAATTACCGGTATACTTAAAGTAAAGAAATCCGAGCAGGTCGTGAACGACCGATTTAAAAAGAGAGAATTTGTCCTGACTGACAATTCCTCACAGTATCCTCAGCACATCAGTTTCCAGCTGACGCAAGATCGTTGCGGTCTTTTGGATTCAGTGCAACCGGGTGAAAATATTACAGTTCATTTCAATCTTCGCGGACGTGAATGGACCAGCCCTCAGGGGGAGATCAAATATTTCAATACTCTTGAAGCATGGAAAATCGACAAAGCCGGTGCATCCACAGGTGGAGAATTCAACCAGTCGGTTCCGGATTATGAAAGTATGCCGGCTCCTGCGAAAGATGATTTGCCTTTCTAAACCGGGTTTATAAGGACATAGAATTAACAGAAAAGCAGAAGTGGATTCAGAAGGCTAAACCCTCAGAATCCACTTCTGCTTTTTTATATTATTCAAGATTAGTGAACGTGGCCGTGAGAGATTTCCTCTTCAGTTGCTTCACGAACATCAACAATTTCTCCTGAAAAATGAAGAGTGTGTCCGGCAAGTGGATGATTGAAATCCATTTTAACAGTTTTTTCATCATAACCCAGAACACGTCCATTCAGGACATTCCCCTGGTTGTCACTCATCGGCAGGACGTTTCCGATTTTTAAAATTTCAAAATCGATCACATCTTCTACTTTGAAAATATCAATTGGCAGACTGATCACAGCAGTTTCATCCGCGTCGCCATAAGCGTCCATCGCTTCGATTACGAAATCGAAAGAGTCACCGGAACCTTTTCCTTCAAGGCCTCTTTCAAATCCTGGAATCATCATTCCTACTCCATAAAGAAAGCGAAGTGGTGATGAAGCATCCGCCGTTTCAATGTGTCTCTTTTCTTCTGTCGGAAGATTGGCCTGTAACCGATAAGTAACGGTAACAACTTTATTATTCGCAATTTGCATCTTGGATTTTTTTTTGACAAAGTTATATTTATTTTAATTTGTAACCTGTACTTTACGAATAATTTCAAGAACCCGAATACTTCTATTTGCCTGATTATTATGGATTCACTGACTCATACTGTCCTGGGTGCCTGTGCCGGAGAAGCACTGGCAGGCCGGAAACTAGGAAAAAAAGCAATGCTTTGGGGTGCACTTGCCAATAACCTTCCGGATATTGATGTGATTACTTCCGGTTGGATGAACCAGGCGGATTCCCTGCTTGCCCATCGTGGATTTACGCATTCCATTTTGTTTGCTCTCCTGATGACTCCAATTCTGGCCTGGTGGTTCAAACGAACAGTGAAAAATGAACAGATGTCCTTTCAGAACTGGTTGATTTTATGGGGCAGCGGTTTGTTTTTTCATATCGGAATAGACGCATTGACAGCCTATGGTACAGGATGGTTTGAGCCTTTCAATCATCATCGTGTTTCTTTCAACATTCTATTTGTGGCTGATCCATTTTACACGATTAGTTTGCTCATTGCAAGTATCGCTTTGCTTGTACTGAAGAGCTCCAGCAATTACAGAAAATTCTGGATGCGTTTTGGTTTGCTAATTTCCAGCGTTTATATACTGTATGCTTTCAGCAATAAATACAGTATCGACAAAACATCCAGACAAAATTTCAGTGAACAAAATATCAATGAAGTAAATTATTTCACAACTCCTACTCCACTCAACAACTGGCTCTGGTTCATTGTCGCGAAAACAGATTCAGGATATTATACCGGATATCGTTCCTTGTTCGACAAAACAGAACACATTGATTTTACTTATATAGCCAGACAAGATTCTTTGTTGCAGCAATATAAATCCAATGATGAAGTTCAAAAACTCATCCGTTTTTCAAAAGGATATTACTGTGTCGAAGCAATGGGTGATACCGTTCTGCTGAGCGATCTTCGATTTGGCCAGATTACAGATTGGAAAAACGGAAAATCACATTTCGTATTCCGCTATGCACTTAATAACAATGTGAACAACGATCTGATTATTCAAAAAGGAAGAATGGAAGGATCGGGGAAAGAAGCGCTGGAGGCTTTGATTGAGAGGGTAAAAGGTTATTAGTTATGAATTATGAGTTATGAGTTATGAATTTTGAGTTATTAGTTATTAGTTATTAGTTTAGGAATGAAGGGATGATTTATTAATGAAAATTTTTTTCACAAATCATCAATCTAAAATCTAAAATCAGCAATTCCCAAATTCAATTCGCCCCTCGTCCCTACTGTTTTACAAATCCGCAGCTTTTGCAATAAGCTCCGCAATGTCGAGGACTTTCACGGATTCTTCTTTGTTGAAATTTTTAACTCCATCGGTCATCATGGTCATACAAAAAGGACAACCAACAGCGATATAATCGGGATTTAATGCGAGAGCTTCTTCGGTACGTTCAACGTTTACGTCTTTACTCCCCTTTTCCGGTTCTTTAAACATTTGAGCACCACCGGCACCGC
Above is a window of Bacteroidota bacterium DNA encoding:
- a CDS encoding T9SS type A sorting domain-containing protein; protein product: MKKLLTFFALFPAMLWAQTFSNTNWTQIPNTNTDIFIPIQVSGLPTSINTSYGLGAVCLKITHQFSADLQVRLQSPDGKQVLLVDTKGGNGNGYPNTCFTENATGGWIQLAAPPFNGSYFPQESVNIFNDNSDPNGTWNLVLRDVFTPADTGSFHYVNITFMMNPPADPTQSNSACSSANPGGCQCPDGLSTDCDLLPDMTASAMCIANGHQEFAGNITLSNATPNIGWGPLEIHGTNSCYCDSVPVPCSTTTCPDGSYPKELISQRIYHKDGNSMTFFDRPAGTMTYHPSHGHVHVDNWADFSLRRATPDPDARNWPRIGEGNKQSFCLVNLGDCDSDFGYCVDSAGNPLSKANIANSDFGSVTGCSRDQGIYVGNLDIYSSSLNGMGIILPATICNGDYYIVSITDPENNMLESNDDNNWVTVPISLTQQSAGSFPLAGYTYTVSNTTVNFMATAAGADSLKWSWGDGSPVEMTSGTAITHDFPGIGTYIVSLYAYNQCGPTVTIDTISIQSTVGINPVGSVVSFKSYPNPSKGVFNVTYSLVNAGKVDIELTDALGQSIAVLSSSDQLAGKYQIEVDPHRYNLHSGVYLVKLLSGSKSQVIRMVIL
- a CDS encoding DUF3127 domain-containing protein — translated: MQITGILKVKKSEQVVNDRFKKREFVLTDNSSQYPQHISFQLTQDRCGLLDSVQPGENITVHFNLRGREWTSPQGEIKYFNTLEAWKIDKAGASTGGEFNQSVPDYESMPAPAKDDLPF
- a CDS encoding FKBP-type peptidyl-prolyl cis-trans isomerase, which translates into the protein MQIANNKVVTVTYRLQANLPTEEKRHIETADASSPLRFLYGVGMMIPGFERGLEGKGSGDSFDFVIEAMDAYGDADETAVISLPIDIFKVEDVIDFEILKIGNVLPMSDNQGNVLNGRVLGYDEKTVKMDFNHPLAGHTLHFSGEIVDVREATEEEISHGHVH
- a CDS encoding metal-dependent hydrolase; this translates as MDSLTHTVLGACAGEALAGRKLGKKAMLWGALANNLPDIDVITSGWMNQADSLLAHRGFTHSILFALLMTPILAWWFKRTVKNEQMSFQNWLILWGSGLFFHIGIDALTAYGTGWFEPFNHHRVSFNILFVADPFYTISLLIASIALLVLKSSSNYRKFWMRFGLLISSVYILYAFSNKYSIDKTSRQNFSEQNINEVNYFTTPTPLNNWLWFIVAKTDSGYYTGYRSLFDKTEHIDFTYIARQDSLLQQYKSNDEVQKLIRFSKGYYCVEAMGDTVLLSDLRFGQITDWKNGKSHFVFRYALNNNVNNDLIIQKGRMEGSGKEALEALIERVKGY